From Homo sapiens chromosome 6, GRCh38.p14 Primary Assembly, the proteins below share one genomic window:
- the CPNE5 gene encoding copine-5 isoform d (isoform d is encoded by transcript variant 4), with protein MSPYQLNAYALALTAVGEIIQHYDSDKMFPALGFGAKLPPDGRVSHEFPLNGNQENPSCCGIDGILEAYHRSLRTVQLYGPTNFAPVVTHVARNAAAVQDGSQYSVLLIITDGVISDMAQTKEAIVNAAKLPMSIIIVGVGQAEFDAMVELDGDDVRISSRGKLAERDIVQFVPFRDYVDRTGNHVLSMARLARDVLAEIPDQLVSYMKAQGIRPRPPPAAPTHSPSQSPARTPPASPLHTHI; from the exons ATGAGCCCCTACCAGCTGAACGCCTACGCGCTGGCGCTGACTGCCGTCGGAGAGATCATCCAGCACTACGACAGTGACAAGATGTTCCCTGCCCTGGGCTTCGGGGCCAAGCTGCCCCCGGATGGCAGAGTGTCCCACGAGTTCCCACTG AATGGCAACCAGGAGAACCCCTCATGCTGTGGCATCGACGGCATCCTGGAGGCCTACCACCGCAGCCTGCGCACTGTGCAGCTGTACGGCCCCACCAACTTTGCCCCCGTGGTCACCCACGTGGCCAG GAATGCAGCGGCCGTGCAGGATGGCTCCCAGTACTCGGTGCTGCTCATCATTACTGATGGGGTCATCTCGGACATGGCGCAGACCAAGGAGGCCATTGTCAAC gctgccaAGCTCCCCATGTCCATCATTATCGTCGGCGTGGGCCAGGCAGAGTTCGACG CCATGGTGGAGCTGGATGGCGACGACGTGCGGATCTCCTCCCGGGGGAAGCTGGCTGAACGCGACATCGTCCAG TTTGTACCCTTCCGGGACTACGTGGACCGCACAGGCAACCACGTGCTGAGCATGGCCCGCCTGGCCCGAGACGTGCTGGCAGAGATCCCTGACCAACTGGTGTCCTACATGAAGGCACAGGGCATTCGCCCGCGTCCCCCACCCGCAGCACCAACCCACTCGCCCTCGCAGTCCCCAGCCCGCACGCCCCCTGCGTCCCCCCTGCACACGCACATCTGA
- the CPNE5 gene encoding copine-5 isoform h (isoform h is encoded by transcript variant 12), translated as MKKKKYVNSGTVTLLSFAVESECTFLDYIKGGTQINFTVAIDFTASNGNPSQSTSLHYMSPYQLNAYALALTAVGEIIQHYDSDKMFPALGFGAKLPPDGRVSHEFPLNGNQENPSCCGIDGILEAYHRSLRTVQLYGPTNFAPVVTHVARNAAAVQDGSQYSVLLIITDGVISDMAQTKEAIVNAAKLPMSIIIVGVGQAEFDAMVELDGDDVRISSRGKLAERDIVQVKPRPCLPHGKFKSPSSQADLTPPLGASLVKGPEGRHWEPQSGPATTEGSRSQSSAMLWSGLGPPLSHLGHTPNIAGAQPEARTLCQPFLSLQASVVSLVLVFFCPLKAEAVSLVLLQPSPRIGIARLTESM; from the exons GACCCAGATCAACTTCACTGTGGCCATTGATTTCACTGCCTCCAATG GGAACCCCTCACAGTCCACATCCCTGCACTACATGAGCCCCTACCAGCTGAACGCCTACGCGCTGGCGCTGACTGCCGTCGGAGAGATCATCCAGCACTACGACAGTGACAAGATGTTCCCTGCCCTGGGCTTCGGGGCCAAGCTGCCCCCGGATGGCAGAGTGTCCCACGAGTTCCCACTG AATGGCAACCAGGAGAACCCCTCATGCTGTGGCATCGACGGCATCCTGGAGGCCTACCACCGCAGCCTGCGCACTGTGCAGCTGTACGGCCCCACCAACTTTGCCCCCGTGGTCACCCACGTGGCCAG GAATGCAGCGGCCGTGCAGGATGGCTCCCAGTACTCGGTGCTGCTCATCATTACTGATGGGGTCATCTCGGACATGGCGCAGACCAAGGAGGCCATTGTCAAC gctgccaAGCTCCCCATGTCCATCATTATCGTCGGCGTGGGCCAGGCAGAGTTCGACG CCATGGTGGAGCTGGATGGCGACGACGTGCGGATCTCCTCCCGGGGGAAGCTGGCTGAACGCGACATCGTCCAGGTGAAGCCCAGGCCTTGCCTGCCCCATGGGAAATTCAAGAGCCCCTCTAGCCAGGCGGACCTCACACCCCCTTTGGGGGCTTCCCTGGTGAAGGGCCCAGAAGGGAGGCACTGGGAGCCCCAAAGTGGCCCAGCCACCACCGAAGGGAGTAGGAGTCAGTCCTCGGCCATGCTGTGGTCTGGGCTGGGCCCCCCTCTGTCACATCTGGGACACACTCCTAACATTGCGGGTGCCCAGCCAGAGGCCAGAACCCTCTGCCagcccttcctcagcctccaggccTCTGTGGTCAGCCTCGTTCTGGTTTTTTTCTGCCccttgaaggctgaggcagtgtcTTTAGTGTTGCTGCAGCCTTCTCCAAGAATAGGCATTGCTCGGTTAACTGAATCAATGTAA
- the CPNE5 gene encoding copine-5 isoform g (isoform g is encoded by transcript variant 11) → MSPYQLNAYALALTAVGEIIQHYDSDKMFPALGFGAKLPPDGRVSHEFPLNGNQENPSCCGIDGILEAYHRSLRTVQLYGPTNFAPVVTHVARNAAAVQDGSQYSVLLIITDGVISDMAQTKEAIVNAAKLPMSIIIVGVGQAEFDAMVELDGDDVRISSRGKLAERDIVQVKPRPCLPHGKFKSPSSQADLTPPLGASLVKGPEGRHWEPQSGPATTEGSRSQSSAMLWSGLGPPLSHLGHTPNIAGAQPEARTLCQPFLSLQASVVSLVLVFFCPLKAEAVSLVLLQPSPRIGIARLTESM, encoded by the exons ATGAGCCCCTACCAGCTGAACGCCTACGCGCTGGCGCTGACTGCCGTCGGAGAGATCATCCAGCACTACGACAGTGACAAGATGTTCCCTGCCCTGGGCTTCGGGGCCAAGCTGCCCCCGGATGGCAGAGTGTCCCACGAGTTCCCACTG AATGGCAACCAGGAGAACCCCTCATGCTGTGGCATCGACGGCATCCTGGAGGCCTACCACCGCAGCCTGCGCACTGTGCAGCTGTACGGCCCCACCAACTTTGCCCCCGTGGTCACCCACGTGGCCAG GAATGCAGCGGCCGTGCAGGATGGCTCCCAGTACTCGGTGCTGCTCATCATTACTGATGGGGTCATCTCGGACATGGCGCAGACCAAGGAGGCCATTGTCAAC gctgccaAGCTCCCCATGTCCATCATTATCGTCGGCGTGGGCCAGGCAGAGTTCGACG CCATGGTGGAGCTGGATGGCGACGACGTGCGGATCTCCTCCCGGGGGAAGCTGGCTGAACGCGACATCGTCCAGGTGAAGCCCAGGCCTTGCCTGCCCCATGGGAAATTCAAGAGCCCCTCTAGCCAGGCGGACCTCACACCCCCTTTGGGGGCTTCCCTGGTGAAGGGCCCAGAAGGGAGGCACTGGGAGCCCCAAAGTGGCCCAGCCACCACCGAAGGGAGTAGGAGTCAGTCCTCGGCCATGCTGTGGTCTGGGCTGGGCCCCCCTCTGTCACATCTGGGACACACTCCTAACATTGCGGGTGCCCAGCCAGAGGCCAGAACCCTCTGCCagcccttcctcagcctccaggccTCTGTGGTCAGCCTCGTTCTGGTTTTTTTCTGCCccttgaaggctgaggcagtgtcTTTAGTGTTGCTGCAGCCTTCTCCAAGAATAGGCATTGCTCGGTTAACTGAATCAATGTAA